A genomic region of Maridesulfovibrio bastinii DSM 16055 contains the following coding sequences:
- a CDS encoding ACP S-malonyltransferase, which produces MSNTAIVFPGQGSQEAGMGRDFAEKWSTAMDLWKLAEKESGLPLRDIYWEGEAKDMAETAALQPALTVVNLSVWLYLKDKLKPSATAGHSLGEFASLAAAGVLSPEDTIKAVCLRGKLMSEISNEDHGMAAILKLKQSQVEKIVEESKTESAKELRIANYNSPSQYVISGEKAAIDIAAVKAKENKGRLIPLAVSGAFHSPLIQDAADEFAAYLKKLDWNSPQFSIYFNVSAAPESSAEKIKDIMCNQMTSSVRWIEIVNNQFEAGCSTFFELGPKGVLAKLISANLKGKDFKTAAIGKLDQAEELS; this is translated from the coding sequence ATGTCCAACACTGCAATAGTTTTTCCCGGACAGGGATCTCAGGAAGCCGGCATGGGCCGCGATTTTGCTGAAAAATGGTCTACAGCAATGGATCTCTGGAAACTTGCCGAGAAAGAAAGCGGACTCCCGCTCAGAGATATCTACTGGGAAGGAGAAGCAAAAGACATGGCTGAAACAGCAGCCCTGCAACCAGCCCTGACAGTAGTCAATCTCTCTGTATGGCTTTACCTTAAAGACAAACTCAAACCGTCCGCCACAGCAGGACACAGTCTTGGTGAATTTGCCTCGCTTGCCGCCGCCGGGGTTCTCAGCCCGGAGGATACCATAAAAGCTGTCTGTCTGCGCGGAAAACTTATGTCTGAAATTTCCAATGAAGACCATGGAATGGCTGCAATTTTGAAATTAAAGCAGTCTCAGGTTGAAAAAATAGTCGAAGAATCCAAGACTGAATCAGCAAAAGAACTGCGCATAGCAAACTACAACTCTCCCTCCCAATATGTAATCAGCGGTGAAAAAGCTGCAATTGATATTGCTGCTGTAAAAGCAAAAGAAAATAAAGGACGCCTTATTCCTCTGGCTGTCAGCGGTGCCTTTCACAGTCCCCTTATTCAGGATGCCGCCGATGAGTTTGCGGCCTATCTGAAGAAACTGGATTGGAATTCCCCGCAGTTTTCCATCTACTTCAATGTCAGTGCCGCACCTGAATCTTCTGCTGAAAAAATTAAAGATATCATGTGCAACCAGATGACTTCTTCTGTCCGCTGGATAGAGATAGTTAATAACCAGTTTGAGGCAGGATGTTCCACATTTTTTGAACTCGGCCCCAAAGGAGTGCTGGCAAAACTTATTAGTGCCAACCTTAAGGGAAAGGATTTCAAAACAGCCGCAATAGGCAAGCTTGATCAGGCCGAAGAACTCAGCTAA
- a CDS encoding MarR family winged helix-turn-helix transcriptional regulator produces the protein MKSEQKINSPGYYLSKLMRIHRQQLGKKVAHMGISIGQVSTIMEILDCPGCSQDEISNSLAIDKAATARSLAALEKSGFITRLENEKNRRQKLVYPTEKALKIESSLRGILAESKQYFFKNFTENEQEQALLLLERMVESYAQSVSGNE, from the coding sequence ATGAAGAGTGAGCAAAAGATAAATTCACCCGGTTACTACCTTTCAAAATTAATGCGTATTCATAGGCAGCAGCTTGGTAAAAAAGTTGCGCATATGGGTATAAGTATCGGTCAGGTCAGCACAATTATGGAAATTCTGGACTGCCCCGGATGCAGTCAGGATGAAATTTCCAATAGTCTTGCAATTGATAAAGCTGCTACGGCAAGAAGCCTTGCTGCCTTAGAGAAGTCAGGGTTTATCACCAGACTGGAGAATGAAAAAAACAGGCGGCAGAAATTAGTTTATCCTACTGAAAAAGCATTAAAAATTGAAAGTAGTCTTCGCGGCATTCTTGCAGAGAGCAAACAATATTTTTTCAAAAATTTTACAGAAAATGAACAGGAGCAGGCCCTGCTTCTTCTTGAGCGCATGGTTGAATCTTATGCGCAGTCAGTGAGCGGGAATGAATAG
- a CDS encoding NifB/NifX family molybdenum-iron cluster-binding protein, whose protein sequence is MKIALPSKGGEVDGHFGHCEAFTVYTLDDNKNITDEEVLTPPPGCGCKSNIVPTLVDKGVTLLLAGNMGQGAVNLLKKQNIEVIRGCEGELKSVVADWAAGKITDTEIICEDHGSCDNH, encoded by the coding sequence ATGAAAATCGCACTCCCTTCAAAAGGCGGCGAAGTTGACGGCCATTTCGGACATTGTGAAGCATTCACTGTTTACACTCTTGACGATAACAAAAACATCACCGATGAAGAAGTCCTGACACCTCCCCCGGGATGCGGCTGCAAATCCAATATTGTGCCGACTCTTGTAGACAAAGGTGTTACACTGCTTCTGGCCGGTAATATGGGTCAGGGTGCTGTTAATCTTTTAAAGAAACAAAACATTGAAGTTATTCGCGGTTGTGAAGGCGAACTCAAGTCTGTAGTAGCAGACTGGGCTGCCGGTAAAATCACCGACACCGAAATCATCTGCGAAGATCATGGATCATGCGATAACCACTAA
- a CDS encoding 4Fe-4S dicluster domain-containing protein produces MKILTAARMERCIGCHSCSFACARLVHKLLSWNTAGIRIASSGGLSTGFEARVCLACDPAPCAAVCPSGAMVARKKGGGVRFKRDLCIRCGKCAEACPVDAIYLDLKSRPYVCIHCGRCVKFCPHECLELRDSEDKNPAGEGKP; encoded by the coding sequence ATGAAAATCCTGACCGCCGCACGAATGGAACGTTGCATAGGATGCCATTCCTGCTCTTTTGCCTGCGCCAGGTTGGTTCATAAATTACTTTCATGGAACACCGCCGGAATAAGAATCGCTTCATCCGGCGGGCTTTCAACAGGATTTGAAGCAAGAGTCTGTCTTGCCTGCGATCCCGCCCCCTGTGCGGCAGTCTGCCCCTCGGGAGCCATGGTTGCGCGCAAAAAAGGGGGAGGAGTACGATTTAAAAGGGACCTCTGCATAAGGTGCGGCAAGTGTGCGGAAGCCTGCCCGGTGGATGCAATTTACCTCGATCTTAAAAGCAGGCCCTATGTTTGTATCCATTGTGGAAGATGTGTTAAATTCTGCCCGCATGAATGCCTTGAATTACGTGACTCCGAAGATAAAAATCCAGCCGGAGAAGGGAAGCCATGA
- a CDS encoding MFS transporter — protein sequence MDDESRKRSIVFVVTVLQFVMPFMFSSIGVSLPAIGREFGASGTQLSLVEAAYIGTCAALLLPFGRVADIGGREPVFKISILLNTIIMIFLGFSFNIESFIGMRVIQGTIMAMSISTNMALLTDAIPREERGRAMGIAVAAVYAGLAAGPFVGGIITTHAGWRWIFHGGAVLLGLCYLVSLKRLDSHFNFRQGQSFDWIGAILVSVSILLLIVGGTHLDSGLPGILMLSGGVICFILFIVVEMRTAEPILNMDMFTRNKVFARAAAVQYINYAGTFGITFLFSLYLQTAKAMTPQQAGVVLIIQPIVQALLSPVFGRLADKYSARLIANLGLLCCTIGTAMGIFVQGETSMHFIYGMFVVLGVGFSMFASPNMSILMGSVCPSRLGIASAISGGLRNIGMVSSMVIITICFSLFMGDSPVKLETLPEYMQSMNSALFILACLGALGVFLSFLPIAKAEQNGFSDGTPDC from the coding sequence ATGGATGATGAGTCAAGAAAAAGGTCTATTGTTTTTGTAGTCACTGTGCTGCAGTTTGTGATGCCTTTCATGTTTTCAAGTATAGGAGTCTCCCTGCCGGCTATAGGTAGAGAATTCGGAGCCAGCGGAACCCAGCTCAGTCTGGTTGAAGCGGCTTATATCGGAACCTGTGCGGCCCTGCTGCTTCCCTTTGGGAGGGTTGCGGATATCGGTGGTCGTGAACCGGTCTTCAAAATCAGTATTCTGCTTAACACCATTATTATGATTTTTCTGGGGTTCAGCTTCAATATTGAATCTTTTATCGGCATGCGGGTTATTCAGGGAACCATTATGGCGATGTCCATATCAACCAATATGGCTCTGCTGACAGATGCCATTCCAAGAGAAGAGCGTGGAAGGGCAATGGGCATAGCCGTTGCCGCTGTTTATGCGGGGCTGGCAGCAGGTCCTTTTGTCGGTGGAATTATTACCACTCATGCTGGCTGGAGATGGATATTTCATGGCGGGGCTGTTCTGCTTGGTTTATGCTATCTTGTAAGCCTCAAGAGGCTGGATTCACATTTTAATTTCAGACAGGGGCAGTCCTTCGACTGGATCGGTGCGATTCTGGTTTCCGTTTCCATTCTGCTGCTTATCGTGGGTGGAACGCATCTTGATTCCGGATTACCAGGAATACTTATGCTTTCAGGTGGGGTGATCTGTTTTATTCTGTTTATTGTTGTTGAGATGCGTACAGCTGAACCGATTCTCAATATGGATATGTTCACCCGTAACAAAGTTTTCGCAAGAGCAGCCGCAGTGCAGTATATCAACTATGCCGGAACATTCGGCATAACATTTCTGTTCAGTCTGTATCTACAGACGGCCAAAGCCATGACTCCGCAGCAGGCCGGGGTTGTCTTAATTATTCAACCTATTGTTCAGGCCCTGCTTTCGCCTGTTTTCGGAAGGCTTGCGGATAAATATTCAGCAAGGCTCATAGCCAATCTTGGGCTCTTGTGCTGTACCATTGGCACGGCGATGGGGATATTTGTTCAAGGCGAAACTTCAATGCATTTTATTTACGGGATGTTTGTTGTGCTCGGAGTCGGTTTTTCAATGTTTGCATCTCCGAATATGTCCATCCTCATGGGAAGTGTCTGTCCTTCCAGACTGGGCATTGCCTCAGCTATTTCAGGCGGATTGCGCAATATTGGCATGGTTTCAAGCATGGTGATCATAACAATATGTTTCTCGCTTTTTATGGGTGATTCCCCGGTGAAGCTTGAAACACTGCCCGAATATATGCAGTCCATGAATTCAGCTTTGTTTATTCTGGCCTGTCTTGGTGCTTTAGGTGTTTTTCTTTCCTTCCTGCCCATTGCTAAAGCAGAACAGAATGGATTCTCTGATGGGACTCCTGATTGTTAA
- a CDS encoding ABC transporter substrate-binding protein — translation MIYSKKYANFSFSLAAVLLIFILSVCPAFADKDTLILAVGGENTEGYDPLLGWGSYGNPLFQSTLLKRDADLKIVPDLATSWELSADRKEWTVTIRKDVKFSDGTPLTAADVAFTYNKGLESGGKIDLTPLAKAEALNPTTVKLTLNKPDITFIQHLITLGIVPAKTYGPGYGRNPIGSGPYKLIHWDEGQQMIVEVNDLYYGKKPAIKKLVFLFADEDTALAAARAGKIDVLGVPSNLASQKIPGMTLHVVKSVDNRGLMFPIVPDEGKTTPAGVPVGNNVTADIAIRKAVNYAIDRNALVAGVLDGYGRPAYGVVDDLPWDNPAIRFKDNDPEKAKKILEEAGWTDTDGDGIREENGLKAEFTVVYNSKDSLRQGLALAVSDMLKPIGINAIPKGENWDRIKTELTHKFVVVYGFGDHSPLEMYKLYHTPSSPEPSYWNAGFYSNPVVDKYLDEAVAAKSFKESIPYWQKAQWDGKTGFCTAGDAAWAWMVNLDHTYFIRKGLDVGKSQMEPHGHGWPITSNINEWKWN, via the coding sequence ATGATTTATTCAAAAAAATATGCTAATTTTTCTTTTTCCCTAGCAGCTGTTCTGCTTATTTTTATTCTATCTGTCTGCCCTGCTTTTGCAGACAAAGACACCCTTATTCTTGCTGTCGGCGGAGAAAATACAGAAGGCTACGACCCCCTGCTTGGCTGGGGAAGCTATGGCAACCCTCTATTTCAAAGTACACTGCTTAAAAGAGATGCCGACCTGAAAATTGTGCCTGACCTTGCCACAAGCTGGGAATTATCAGCAGACCGCAAAGAATGGACCGTAACCATACGCAAAGATGTTAAGTTCTCTGACGGCACTCCGCTCACAGCAGCTGACGTTGCCTTCACCTACAATAAGGGGCTTGAATCCGGCGGTAAAATTGATCTTACTCCGCTTGCTAAAGCAGAAGCTCTAAACCCGACTACTGTCAAACTCACCCTTAACAAACCGGACATTACCTTTATTCAGCATTTAATAACCCTCGGTATTGTTCCTGCAAAAACATACGGCCCCGGCTATGGCAGAAACCCCATAGGATCAGGACCATACAAACTCATACACTGGGATGAAGGACAGCAGATGATTGTTGAGGTCAACGACCTTTATTACGGAAAAAAACCGGCAATCAAAAAACTTGTTTTCCTTTTTGCAGATGAAGACACAGCTCTTGCCGCTGCACGGGCCGGAAAAATAGATGTGCTCGGAGTTCCATCAAACCTTGCGAGCCAGAAAATACCGGGAATGACCCTGCATGTAGTTAAAAGCGTAGACAACAGGGGACTAATGTTCCCGATAGTTCCTGATGAAGGAAAAACTACCCCGGCAGGAGTACCAGTAGGCAACAACGTTACAGCCGATATAGCTATCCGCAAGGCTGTAAACTATGCAATTGACAGGAACGCTCTTGTGGCAGGAGTTCTTGATGGATATGGCAGGCCCGCCTATGGCGTTGTTGATGATCTGCCATGGGATAACCCGGCCATAAGATTCAAGGATAACGATCCTGAAAAAGCAAAGAAAATACTCGAAGAAGCCGGATGGACTGACACTGACGGAGACGGAATCCGTGAAGAGAACGGTCTGAAAGCAGAATTTACAGTAGTCTACAACTCCAAAGATTCTCTGCGTCAGGGTCTGGCCCTTGCAGTATCGGACATGCTTAAGCCCATCGGCATAAATGCCATACCCAAAGGCGAAAACTGGGATCGCATCAAAACTGAACTGACTCACAAGTTTGTTGTTGTTTACGGATTCGGCGACCACAGTCCCCTTGAGATGTATAAACTTTACCACACTCCATCATCTCCGGAACCTTCATATTGGAACGCCGGTTTCTATTCCAACCCTGTAGTGGATAAATATCTTGATGAAGCTGTTGCCGCAAAATCATTCAAAGAGTCCATACCATACTGGCAGAAAGCCCAATGGGACGGAAAAACCGGATTCTGCACAGCCGGTGATGCCGCATGGGCCTGGATGGTGAATCTGGATCATACCTACTTCATCAGAAAAGGACTTGATGTCGGCAAATCCCAAATGGAACCCCATGGACACGGATGGCCCATCACATCCAACATCAATGAGTGGAAATGGAACTAA
- a CDS encoding GAF domain-containing protein codes for MSEPRLYKTIYEITRAINSSLEPCKVLSNIVEKVTTQMDLKGSFIRLLAKDGKTLLPDASYGLSERYEKKGPVEVSKSRLDQEVLNGQIVFIQDVRKDDRFQYPEEASKEGLVSLVVLPLTAKGGKVVGVLRAYSGVERVFSEDELEFLKCVADLSGLALENARMFHALKRASELAAEYTYRMDD; via the coding sequence ATGAGTGAACCGAGACTTTACAAAACAATTTATGAGATCACCAGGGCTATCAACTCCAGCCTTGAACCGTGCAAGGTTTTATCCAACATTGTTGAAAAAGTAACCACCCAGATGGACCTTAAAGGAAGTTTTATCAGACTGTTAGCCAAAGACGGCAAAACGCTGCTTCCTGATGCTTCATACGGGCTCAGCGAGCGCTATGAGAAAAAAGGTCCGGTTGAAGTTTCTAAAAGCCGGTTGGATCAGGAGGTTCTTAACGGACAGATTGTCTTTATTCAGGATGTCCGCAAGGATGACCGTTTTCAGTATCCTGAAGAAGCATCCAAAGAAGGTCTTGTTTCTTTGGTTGTACTCCCGCTGACCGCCAAGGGCGGCAAAGTTGTTGGTGTTCTGAGAGCATACTCCGGCGTGGAGAGAGTTTTCAGTGAAGATGAACTTGAATTCTTAAAATGCGTAGCCGATCTTTCCGGCCTTGCCCTTGAAAATGCACGCATGTTCCATGCCCTAAAAAGGGCCAGCGAACTGGCTGCTGAATACACTTACAGAATGGACGATTGA
- a CDS encoding aldehyde ferredoxin oxidoreductase N-terminal domain-containing protein, whose translation MIRDYFKILVVDLETGTGKVENIEGRDIYIGGSGLGAHLFNLYGYPERPWDNPEQPLIFSIGPLTGLFPLMSKTVCSFKSPYHDQFAESHAGGRSALALKFADYDALVITGKARRLSCLSIGMRHLEVRDIQFLAGKDVFTTGKILRKMYPGSGHRSILRIGSAGENLSAMACINADTYRHFGRLGSGSVMGSKNLKAIVIQGDGSFALPENKSYPEVYRKVYEKMTATDMMSKYHNLGTAANLSTLNELKSLPWRNLQATADEKIDNITGEKFADEALLRNGACAGCPVGCIHIGFVREKFMEQNQYLYRQVAYDYEPIFSTGSMLGVTDPFAVLGIMDEIEKVGLDVMSGGVALAWATEAFEKGLISEKETIVPLAFGNSDSYKKAVMYLGEARNEFYKLLGSGSLVAASKYGGEDFACVLGQEMAGYATGETFYVAESLGFRHSHLDSSAYSWDQKHDTKDENEICDVLIAEESARSYVTSMVACLFGRGVYTLEQLTECLESVGYDKIAENMQESGDRIQALRWKTRFDTGYNPDKIKIPKRYLNVTTWKGKTDPVFLDRLKEKYASRIKELVSAESLKNLKIDIKSK comes from the coding sequence ATGATCAGAGACTATTTTAAAATTCTGGTAGTCGACCTTGAAACCGGAACCGGCAAAGTAGAAAACATAGAAGGCCGGGACATATATATAGGCGGAAGCGGACTGGGAGCGCATCTTTTCAATCTGTATGGATATCCAGAACGCCCGTGGGATAATCCGGAGCAGCCCTTAATTTTCTCCATCGGACCTCTTACTGGTCTGTTTCCACTGATGAGCAAAACTGTTTGCTCTTTTAAATCACCATACCACGACCAGTTTGCTGAAAGTCATGCCGGAGGACGCTCCGCACTGGCTTTAAAATTTGCAGATTATGACGCCCTCGTCATTACCGGAAAAGCCCGGAGGCTTTCCTGCCTGAGCATAGGAATGCGTCATCTTGAAGTAAGGGACATTCAGTTTCTAGCAGGGAAAGATGTTTTCACCACAGGCAAAATCCTGCGTAAAATGTATCCCGGATCAGGACACCGATCCATACTGCGCATCGGTTCTGCAGGAGAAAACCTGTCCGCCATGGCCTGTATTAACGCTGATACCTACAGACACTTTGGAAGACTCGGATCAGGCAGCGTGATGGGCTCTAAGAACCTGAAAGCTATAGTGATACAGGGTGACGGGTCTTTTGCCCTGCCTGAAAACAAAAGTTATCCCGAAGTTTACCGCAAAGTTTATGAAAAAATGACCGCAACGGATATGATGAGCAAATATCATAATCTGGGAACAGCGGCCAATTTAAGTACTCTCAACGAATTAAAGTCTCTACCGTGGCGTAACTTACAGGCAACAGCTGATGAAAAAATAGACAATATTACCGGTGAAAAATTTGCTGATGAAGCCCTGCTTAGAAACGGAGCCTGTGCCGGATGTCCTGTAGGCTGTATTCACATTGGATTCGTCCGTGAGAAATTCATGGAACAGAACCAGTATTTATATCGTCAGGTTGCCTACGACTACGAACCTATTTTCTCAACCGGATCCATGCTTGGAGTTACAGACCCCTTTGCTGTTCTCGGGATAATGGATGAAATCGAAAAAGTCGGTCTTGATGTTATGTCCGGCGGGGTCGCCCTTGCATGGGCCACTGAAGCTTTTGAGAAAGGCCTTATTTCCGAAAAGGAAACAATTGTGCCTCTGGCTTTCGGAAATTCAGACTCCTATAAGAAAGCTGTGATGTATCTTGGTGAAGCCCGGAATGAATTTTACAAACTGCTGGGCAGTGGAAGCCTTGTTGCCGCTTCTAAATACGGCGGAGAAGATTTCGCCTGTGTTCTGGGTCAGGAAATGGCCGGTTATGCCACAGGTGAAACTTTCTATGTGGCCGAATCACTGGGGTTCAGACATTCACACCTCGATTCAAGCGCGTATTCATGGGATCAGAAGCATGACACCAAAGACGAAAACGAAATATGTGACGTGCTTATTGCTGAAGAATCAGCACGATCCTATGTGACATCCATGGTCGCCTGCCTGTTCGGACGCGGAGTATATACTCTGGAACAGCTGACAGAATGTCTTGAAAGCGTTGGTTACGACAAAATAGCTGAAAATATGCAGGAATCCGGGGACAGAATTCAGGCTCTTCGCTGGAAAACTCGTTTCGATACCGGATATAATCCTGATAAAATTAAAATTCCTAAACGTTATCTGAATGTTACAACATGGAAAGGAAAGACTGATCCTGTATTTCTAGACAGACTTAAAGAAAAATACGCAAGTAGAATCAAGGAATTAGTCAGCGCAGAATCGCTCAAAAACTTAAAAATTGACATAAAATCAAAATAA
- the gap gene encoding type I glyceraldehyde-3-phosphate dehydrogenase, translating into MSKIKVGINGFGRIGRQVVKTIWERHRDTIEVVAVNDLFDIKTNAHLLSCDTNYGKFAAEVKVDGDIIEVGDDFNIKNYAERDPRQIPWRERGVDVVIECTGIFRTGPKAAQHFEGGAKKVIISAPAKEEDITLVMGVNHEKYDPANHHVISNASCTTNCLAPVVKVMHDKYGISKGVMTTVHSYTNDQRILDQPHKDLRRARAAACNMIPTTTGAAKAVALVIPEMKGRFDGYSVRVPTPTVSLVDFVAILEKETTTEELKAVLKAASENELKGILGYCETPKVSSDFIGDSNSSIVDADFTVVQGGNLAKVYSWYDNEWGYSCRIADLVDYVAKRGL; encoded by the coding sequence ATGAGCAAAATTAAAGTAGGAATTAACGGTTTCGGCCGTATCGGCCGTCAGGTGGTTAAGACTATATGGGAACGTCATCGTGACACAATTGAAGTTGTTGCGGTTAATGACCTTTTTGATATTAAAACCAACGCACATCTGCTTTCATGCGACACCAACTATGGTAAGTTCGCTGCCGAAGTCAAAGTAGATGGCGATATTATTGAAGTTGGCGATGACTTCAATATTAAAAACTATGCTGAACGCGATCCCCGCCAGATTCCCTGGAGAGAGCGCGGAGTTGACGTTGTAATCGAATGCACCGGTATTTTCCGCACCGGACCCAAGGCTGCCCAGCATTTTGAGGGAGGAGCCAAAAAAGTAATTATCTCAGCTCCGGCCAAAGAAGAAGATATTACACTGGTAATGGGCGTTAACCATGAAAAGTATGATCCGGCAAACCATCATGTCATTTCAAACGCATCCTGCACAACCAACTGCCTTGCTCCGGTTGTAAAGGTTATGCACGATAAATATGGTATTTCAAAGGGTGTGATGACCACTGTTCACTCCTACACCAATGACCAGAGAATTCTTGACCAGCCCCATAAGGATCTCAGGCGTGCCCGTGCAGCTGCATGCAACATGATCCCCACAACAACTGGTGCAGCTAAAGCTGTTGCCCTTGTTATCCCTGAGATGAAGGGCCGTTTTGATGGTTATTCCGTGCGTGTTCCAACACCGACAGTTTCATTGGTGGACTTTGTTGCCATCCTTGAAAAAGAGACCACTACCGAAGAGCTTAAAGCTGTTCTTAAAGCTGCTTCTGAAAATGAGCTTAAAGGTATTCTGGGCTACTGCGAAACTCCTAAAGTTTCATCAGACTTTATTGGAGACAGCAACTCCAGCATCGTGGATGCTGATTTCACAGTTGTTCAGGGTGGTAACCTTGCAAAGGTTTATTCCTGGTATGACAACGAGTGGGGCTATTCCTGCCGTATTGCAGACCTTGTCGACTACGTCGCCAAACGTGGTCTCTAG
- the arfB gene encoding alternative ribosome rescue aminoacyl-tRNA hydrolase ArfB yields MIIINSTLSIPESEISFSTSRSSGPGGQHVNTASTKVTLIFNVDDSATLSPNQKYRIKSVLSGRINLSGELRLSAEEHRSQYRNRQEVVERFRKMITEAVKPPKKRKKTRIPHGSKLRRLDSKKKKAEKKKNRSRPDY; encoded by the coding sequence ATGATAATAATCAACAGCACATTGTCCATACCCGAAAGTGAAATTTCGTTCAGCACCAGTCGCAGTTCAGGACCCGGAGGGCAGCATGTAAATACTGCTTCTACAAAGGTTACCCTGATCTTTAATGTTGATGACTCTGCGACACTCAGCCCGAATCAGAAATACAGAATCAAGTCTGTTCTTTCAGGAAGAATAAACTTGTCCGGTGAATTACGTCTTTCCGCCGAAGAACATCGAAGTCAGTACCGGAACAGGCAGGAGGTTGTCGAGCGTTTCCGTAAAATGATTACGGAAGCAGTCAAGCCTCCCAAAAAGAGGAAAAAGACTCGTATTCCTCATGGTTCAAAATTGAGAAGACTTGATTCGAAGAAGAAAAAGGCTGAGAAGAAAAAAAATCGCAGCAGGCCTGATTATTAA
- a CDS encoding YchJ family protein, with protein MSACPCGSGRDYADCCQLYIEGKENAPTAEAVMRARYSSFAIKDYDYLENTLTPESKQDYDPAHVKSWAESSEWLGLEIVSTDKGQAEDSTGDVEFIATFKQSGATHKHHELSHFEKRDGQWFYTDGDIVRPQPIVKEKKVGRNEPCPCGSGKKYKKCCGRG; from the coding sequence ATGAGTGCTTGCCCTTGCGGTTCAGGCCGCGACTACGCTGACTGTTGCCAGCTTTACATTGAAGGAAAGGAAAATGCTCCCACAGCAGAAGCTGTGATGCGCGCCCGCTACTCTTCATTTGCCATTAAGGATTATGATTACCTTGAAAACACCCTCACACCGGAAAGCAAGCAGGATTACGATCCGGCACATGTAAAAAGCTGGGCTGAATCATCCGAATGGCTCGGTCTTGAAATTGTTTCCACCGATAAGGGACAGGCTGAAGACAGCACCGGAGATGTAGAGTTTATCGCCACATTCAAACAGAGCGGTGCCACTCATAAACATCATGAGCTCAGCCATTTTGAAAAAAGAGATGGCCAATGGTTCTACACTGATGGAGATATCGTCCGCCCTCAGCCGATTGTGAAAGAAAAGAAAGTCGGCAGAAACGAACCCTGCCCTTGCGGTAGCGGCAAAAAATATAAAAAATGCTGCGGACGCGGATAA